One window from the genome of Garra rufa chromosome 1, GarRuf1.0, whole genome shotgun sequence encodes:
- the LOC141319766 gene encoding sodium- and chloride-dependent GABA transporter 2-like yields the protein MKTIGGQIEERGFWGSKVEFILAVAGNVVGLGNVWRFPYLCYKYGGGAFLVPYLVFAATCGVPLFLLESVMGQYTQEGGITCWRRLCPLAEGIGYAGQVIQVYGCMYLHVILAWALFYFIFSFSSQLPWASCDNVWNTDKCVNLAADNLTRNWTTSISSTSAATEFWERRVLALSGGIEEVGKINWEILLCLIAMWIVCYFCIWKGVKSMGKVVYLTAILPYVMLLVLLVRGLTLPGALQGVVFYLYPQTSLLFDPQVWMEAGSQIVFSYSLSLGTLTVLSSYNRYNNNCYRDCFWLCLLNSGTSLVAGFAVFSVLGFMALKQGVPIEEVAESGPGLAFIAYPQAVAMMPFPQLWAVCFFIMIILLGIDTHFFSMECIITSVTDLFPTVLRRTGRREIFLLLFCLFCFAGQLFLVTEGGMYIFQLFDTYACSGACLLFLCIFESLAMGWIFGAERMFDAIEDMTSSLPNYMFILCWKYLTPLGSLVCFVFSLVEYQPLTFNRTYVYPDWAYALAWLLALSSILLVPGWVIGRMLAGKGSLKQRWLQLCNPDTNLPLTNKERAGKKKNDLTTQMNEFVSLTAEEHENEH from the exons ATGAAGACAATCGGAGGACAGATAGAAGAGAGAGGCTTCTGGGGGAGTAAAGTAGAGTTTATTTTAGCTGTGGCGGGAAATGTGGTCGGACTGGGAAACGTGTGGAGGTTTCCTTACCTCTGCTACAAGTACGGAGGAG GTGCGTTCCTGGTACCCTACCTGGTGTTTGCGGCTACTTGTGGGGTGCCTCTGTTCCTGCTCGAGTCAGTGATGGGACAGTACACACAGGAAGGAGGCATTACCTGCTGGCGTCGTCTTTGCCCACTGGCTGAGG GTATCGGCTATGCAGGGCAGGTCATTCAGGTCTACggctgcatgtatttgcatgtcaTTTTGGCCTGGGCGCTTTTCTACTTCATCTTCTCTTTCAGTTCCCAACTTCCATGGGCCAGCTGTGATAACGTGTGGAACACAG ACAAGTGTGTAAACCTTGCTGCAGATAATCTGACTCGCAATTGGACAACATCAATTTCCTCAACCTCTGCGGCTACTGAGTTCTGGGA ACGCAGAGTGCTGGCTCTCTCTGGGGGTATTGAGGAGGTCGGTAAGATAAACTGGGAGATTCTTCTGTGTCTCATTGCGATGTGGATCGTATGTTATTTCTGCATCTGGAAAGGAGTCAAATCTATGGGCAAG GTGGTGTATTTAACAGCTATACTTCCTTACGTGATGTTGCTGGTCTTGCTGGTTCGTGGTTTGACTCTTCCTGGAGCTCTGCAGGGGGTTGTGTTTTACCTGTACCCTCAAACGTCCCTTCTCTTTGACCCACAG GTTTGGATGGAGGCCGGATCTCAGATCGTTTTCTCCTACAGTTTGTCTCTTGGCACTCTCACTGTATTGAGCAGTTACAATAGATACAACAACAACTGCTACAG GGACTGCTTTTGGCTTTGCCTATTGAACAGCGGCACCAGTTTGGTGGCTGGTTTTGCTGTGTTCTCAGTGCTGGGCTTCATGGCCCTCAAACAGGGTGTCCCCATTGAGGAGGTGGCAGAATCAG GTCCAGGACTAGCGTTCATAGCGTATCCACAGGCTGTAGCCATGATGCCCTTCCCTCAGCTGTGGgctgtttgtttcttcatcatgaTTATTTTGCTGGGGATAGACACACAT TTTTTTTCAATGGAATGTATCATTACATCGGTGACGGACCTGTTCCCCACGGTGCTGCGCAGAACGGGACGGCGAGAGATTTTCCTTCTGTTATTCTGCCTCTTTTGCTTCGCGGGGCAACTCTTCTTGGTTACAGAG GGCGGGATGTATATATTCCAGTTATTTGACACCTATGCCTGCAGTGGAGCTTGTCTTCTGTTTCTGTGCATATTTGAGTCTCTGGCCATGGGTTGGATCTTTG GAGCCGAGAGAATGTTTGACGCCATTGAAGACATGACATCCTCACTACCCAACTACATGTTCATACTGTGCTGGAAATACCTGACGCCTCTCGGGTCCCTG gtgtgttttgTCTTCTCTCTGGTGGAGTACCAGCCCCTGACATTTAACCGTACATACGTGTACCCGGACTGGGCGTATGCACTAGCCTGGTTACTGGCCCTGTCCTCCATTCTGCTTGTGCCTGGATGGGTGATTGGCCGAATGTTAGCTGGGAAAGGAAGCCTGAAACAG CGTTGGCTTCAACTGTGTAATCCAGACACAAACCTTCCACTCACCAATAAGGAACGGGCTGGAAAGAAGAAAAATGATTTGACCACACAGATGAATGAATTTGTCAGTTTGACTGCAGAGGAGCATGAAAATGAACACTAA